Proteins encoded within one genomic window of Oryza brachyantha chromosome 7, ObraRS2, whole genome shotgun sequence:
- the LOC102717453 gene encoding uncharacterized protein LOC102717453: protein MASGLLGWLCVGPEQRRLRRRRRGARLVLWGGERRAAEAGRMAGEVMVEHAGRLVVCRADGFRLGRPAPVLAIEDRLEAGATYLVLPVDRLPQGRDVVTAASLAALTYDRACGGGGGGVPLLAGGAKSPFEYVKDDGGRTVIKVTEEFIVKAVTGRKPPGRNAAGGSGRGDKAADGDDAHGPALCSTPELRKHYEQLVGATRGRPWSPRLETIKERKGRRVVDVVVSPGRLSPVRLLGLVDKGIR, encoded by the coding sequence ATGGCGAGTGGCTTGCTGGGGTGGCTGTGCGTcgggccggagcagcggcggctgcggcggaggcggagagggGCGCGGCTGGTGCtgtggggaggggagaggcgggcggcggaggccgggaGGATGGCCGGGGAGGTGATGGTGGAGCATGCCGGGCGCCTCGTCGTGTGCCGCGCCGACGGGTTCCGGCTCGGCCGCCCGGCGCCGGTGCTCGCCATCGAGGACCGCCTCGAGGCCGGCGCCACGTACCTCGTCCTCCCCGTCGACCGCCTCCCCCAGGGCCGGGACGTCGTCACCGCGGCGTCGCTCGCGGCGCTCACCTACGACAGGgcctgtggcggcggcggcggtggagtcCCGTTGCTGGCCGGGGGCGCGAAGAGCCCGTTCGAGTACGTcaaggacgacggcggccggacGGTGATCAAGGTCACGGAGGAGTTCATCGTGAAGGCCGTCACAGGGAGGAAGCCCCCTGGAAGAAACGCCGCCGGCGGAAGCGGTCGTGGCGACAaggcggccgacggcgacgacgcgcacGGGCCGGCGCTCTGCAGCACGCCGGAGCTGAGGAAGCACTACGAGCAGCTGGTGGGCGCCACGAGGGGGCGGCCGTGGTCGCCACGGCTGGAGACGATCAAGGAGCGGAAGGGGCGGCGGGTggtcgacgtcgtcgtcagCCCCGGCAGGCTGTCTCCGGTGAGGCTGCTGGGGTTGGTGGACAAGGGAATCAGAtag
- the LOC102719503 gene encoding haloacid dehalogenase-like hydrolase domain-containing protein 3, which yields MAVAARLRSAGARLARPPALRRWLGTAAAAEAVAEPGIARWEPMGAREYYDYRRAIYGDITHKAILVDAAGTLLAPTEPMAQVYRTIGEKYGVNYSEDEILMRYRRAYAQPWGRSRLRYVDDGRPFWQHIVSSSTGCSDLQYFEELYHYYTTAKAWQLCDPDAKYVFEALRKAGVKTAVVSNFDTRLRPLLQALNCDHWFDAVAVSAEVAAEKPNPTIFLKACEFLGVKPEEAVHIGDDRRNDLWGARDAGCDAWLWGSDVYSFKEVAERIGVKV from the exons ATggccgtggcggcgcggctgcgttcggcgggcgcgaggctcgcccggccgccggcgctgcggcggtggctcgggacggccgcggcggcggaggcggtggcggagccCGGGATCGCGAGGTGGGAGCCGATGGGGGCGCGGGAGTACTACGACTACCGGAGGGCCATCTACGGCGACATCACGCACAAGGCCAtcctcgtcgacgccgccggcacACTCCTCGCCCCCACCGAGCCCATGGCACAG GTGTACAGAACAATTGGCGAAAAGTATGGAGTCAACTACTCAGAAGACGAGATCTTGATGAGATACAGGAGGGCATATGCGCAACCATGGGGTAGATCGCGGCTTAG GTATGTTGATGATGGTAGGCCCTTTTGGCAACATATAGTTAGTTCTTCTACAGGGTGCTCAGATTTACAGTACTTCGAGGAACTTTATCACTACTATACAACTGCAAAG GCTTGGCAGCTCTGCGACCCAGACgctaaatatgtttttgaagCATTGAGAAAGGCTGGTGTAAAAACAGCTGTTGTATCCAACTTTGATACACGTCTTCGGCCACTTTTACAGGCCCTGAATTGTGATCACTGGTTTGATGCAGTTGCTGTATCTGCTGAG GTTGCAGCAGAAAAGCCAAACCCAACAATATTCTTGAAGGCTTGCGAGTTTTTAGGTGTGAAGCCTGAAGAAGCTGTGCATATTGGTGATGACCGCAGGAATGATCTATGGGGAGCTAGGGACGCCGGCTGTGATGCCTGGCTTTGGGGCAGTGACGTTTACTCTTTTAAGGAG GTCGCAGAAAGAATCGGAGTTAAGGTGTAA
- the LOC102719783 gene encoding condensin complex subunit 1 isoform X2 has protein sequence MAPPFVFPSTLRDLERDDADVGDGEPALRPQNPVAVGALRAADLEEFVKGTSFDLSDKELFCIEEQDVFDRVYSLVRDFTCLPPALKFNLVETLRSNLSVLLPNIDSLSRASMSSPSDGVPITDRIASHRNAFKIYSFFLLSVVVAEESAADNCNGPKVAVHGRKKNPVYAWNWEAQRGRIMNLIANSLEVDLSLLFGPGGADEQYLSFVSKCTFVLCENQNVLKDEETRNSLCRIIGAIATKHQRISQTSASVSYLIHKFDFTVVLLVEAVVSAEKRFGDGSLAISLIREIGRTDPKDYVRDSGGADNVGRFLVELADRLPKLMSTNLGVLIPHFGGESYKIRNSLVGVLGKLAAKAFKDVEGDSNSHSLRLRSKHAMLEILIERCRDVSAYTRSRVLQVWAELCEENAISIGLWNEVASVASGRLEDKSAIVRKSALQLLITMLQHNPFGPQLRTTTFEATLEKYKEKLQGMEPPSPDKDELVNDSSLGEVIAGQDESVSDSCLPSSQEQKDQDPTIVDITNLEQIRALVASLEAGLRFSTCITSLMPTLVQLLASPSATDVENTILLLMRCRQFQIEGSEAALRKMLPLVFSQDKSIYEAVESAFITIYARKSPTETAKSLLNLAIDCSIGDLAALESLVSSLVSKGEISSSTVSALWDYFCFHINGVRPVQSRGALSILCMAAKSSPSILGTHLQDIIDIGFGRWAKEEPLLARTACLALQRLSKEDKVKLTSTSSRVFAALQGLITSLSLPEKIWYGAADKAISAIYALHPAPETFAAEIAKKSLNSVFSVLGTDCMSNENETQNGSMLSSIPATKLGRFLFIISHIALNHLVYIETSVKTIQKQKRKNDKSEPTTEDLQANASKNSEARDINAELGLGATADIAIESLAEKAEREIVSSSSQKNLIGYSGPFLAKLCRNLTLLQKFPDLQASAMLALCRLMIIDAEFCEANLQILFTVAESAPSEIVRSNCTIALGDLAVRFPNLLEPWTEYIYARLRDPSASVRKNAVLVISHLILNDMMKVKGFINEMAVRIEDEDDRISSLAKLFFHELSKKGSNPIYNLLPDILGRLCNQHLKDETFCNIMQFLISSIKKDKQMEALVDKLCNRFAGVNDVRQWEYISYCLSQLTFTEKGLKKLVDNFKIFEHALSEDSVMNHFRSVIAKCKKFAKPDLKVCIEEFDEKLSKVHQEKKEQEATTRNAEAHKQRVGSLEGFMVTKETALDDGKSAEETSEIIDPSLDNYSEDKENTPECSDNICSENNHTSSTFTESEDDSTEVQSARTSHRGASCSRVNKMREPEDSEDSAPIRRVARRRPAR, from the exons TTCCCCTCGACCCTCCGGGATCTGGAGCGGGATGACGCCGACGtaggcgacggcgagccggcCCTCCGCCCGCAAaaccccgtcgccgtcggggcgctccgcgccgccgacctcgAGGAGTTCGTCAAAG GCACATCGTTTGACCTCTCTGACAAGGAACTCTTCTGCATCGAGGAGCAAGATGTGTTTGACCGCGTCTATTCCCTTGTTCGTGACTTCACTTGCTTGCCCCCTGCCCTCAAGTTCAACCTTGTGGAGACCTTGCGCTCCAATCTCAGCGTACTCCTTCCGAATATAGACTCCCTTTCAAGAGCTTCCATGTCATCCCCTTCTGATGGGGTGCCAATCACTGACCGCATTGCTTCACACCGGAATGCCTTCAAGATTTactccttcttcctcctctctgttGTTGTTGCCGAGGAATCAGCAGCTGATAATTGCAACGGCCCCAAG GTGGCGGTGCATGGCCGGAAGAAGAATCCTGTATATGCTTGGAACTGGGAAGCACAAAGAGGCCGTATCATGAATCTTATTGCTAATTCACTTGAAGTTGACCTTTCATTACTCTTTGGTCCAGGCGGTGCTGATGAACAATATCTCTCTTTTGTTTCAAA GTGTACTTTTGTTCTCTGTGAGAATCAAAATGTGCTAAAAGATGAGGAAACACGAAACAGCCTGTGTCGAATAATTGGTGCAATTGCTACGAAACATCAAAGGATATCTCAAACAAGTGCATCTGTTTCGTATTTGATTCATAAATTTGATTTCACTGTCGTGCTTCTTGTGGAAGCAGTTGTTAGTGCAGAGAAAAGGTTTGGTGATGGAAGCCTTGCAATTTCGCTGATAAGGGAAATAGGTCGGACTGACCCCAAAGATTATGTAAGAGATAGTGGTGGTGCTGACAATGTTGGGAGATTCTTAGTAGAACTTGCAGACCGCTTGCCAAAGCTCATGTCAACCAATCTTGGTGTTCTGATACCTCATTTTGGTGGGGAATCATACAAGATTAGAAATTCGCTTGTTGGAGTCTTGGGAAAGCTGGCTGCAAAGGCTTTCAAAGATGTTGAAGGCGATAGCAACTCCCATTCGTTAAGGCTCCGAAGTAAGCATGCTATGCTGGAAATTTTGATTGAACGTTGCCGAGATGTGTCAGCATATACGAGGAGTCGTGTACTTCAGGTATGGGCAGAGCTGTGTGAAGAAAATGCTATTTCAATTGGCCTGTGGAATGAAGTGGCATCAGTTGCTTCGGGTAGACTGGAGGATAAGAGTGCAATTGTGAGAAAATCAGCACTGCAACTACTCATCACAATGCTGCAGCACAATCCTTTTGGGCCTCAACTAAGGACTACAACCTTTGAGGCAACTCTAGAAAAGTACAAGGAGAAATTGCAAGGAATGGAGCCTCCTTCTCCAGATAAAGATGAACTTGTGAATGATTCTTCACTGGGTGAAGTGATTGCAGGCCAGGATGAGAGTGTCAGTGATAGCTGTTTACCTTCTAGTCAAGAACAGAAGGATCAAGATCCCACGATTGTGGATATAACAAACTTGGAACAGATCAGAGCTTTAGTCGCATCACTTGAGGCTGGCCTACGGTTCTCGACATGTATAACTTCACTAATGCCAACTCTTGTCCAGCTGTTGGCATCACCTTCAGCCACTGATGTTGAGAACACAATTCTTCTACTAATGAGATGCAGACAATTTCAGATTGAAGGTTCAGAAGCAGCCCTCCGGAAAATGTTACCTCTG GTATTTTCTCAGGATAAGTCGATATACGAAGCTGTGGAGAGTGCATTTATCACTATATACGCAAGGAAAAGTCCCACGGAAACAGCCAAAAGTTTATTAAATCTTGCCATTGATTGCAGCATTGGTGACCTTGCTGCCCTTGAAAGCTTAGTTAGTTCATTGGTATCAAAAGGAGAAATTTCATCCAGCACG GTGTCAGCTCTGTGGGATTATTTTTGCTTTCACATCAATGGTGTGAGGCCAGTGCAAAGCCGTGGAGCTTTATCAATTCTATGCATGGCGGCAAAGTCGTCTCCCAGCATTTTGGGTACCCATTTGCAAGATATTATTGATATTGGGTTTGGACGCTGGGCTAAGGAGGAGCCTCTGCTTGCTAGAACCGCATGCCTCGCCCTGCAAAGATTATCCAAAGAAGACAAAGTCAAATTAACTAGTACTAGCAGTAGAGTTTTTGCTGCATTGCAAGGCCTGATAACTAGCCTCTCACTTCCTGAGAAAATATGGTATGGAGCCGCAGATAAAGCTATAAGTGCCATCTATGCCTTACACCCAGCACCTGAAACCTTTGCTGCTGAGATTGCAAAGAAATCGCTCAATTCTGTATTCAGTGTCTTAGGAACGGACTGCATGTCAAATGAAAATGAAACTCAGAATGGTTCCATGCTGTCATCAATACCAGCCACAAAGCTGGGCAGGTTTCTTTTCATTATTAGTCATATAGCACTGAATCATTTGGTTTACATTGAAACTTCTGTTAAGACAATTCAGAAACAGAAAAGGAAGAATGACAAATCAGAGCCTACCACTGAGGATCTTCAGGCAAATGCCTCCAAAAATTCGGAG GCACGAGACATAAATGCTGAGTTGGGACTTGGTGCAACGGCAGATATTGCAATAGAGTCCCTGGCTGAAAAGGCAGAAAGGGAGATTGTGTCCAGTTCTTCTCAAAAGAATCTTATTGGATACTCTGGACCATTTCTTGCAAAACTCTGCAGGAACCTGACTTTGCTGCAAAAG tttCCAGATTTACAGGCCTCTGCAATGCTTGCTCTTTGCAGACTAATGATTATTGATGCAGAATTCTG TGAAGCAAATCTTCAGATTCTGTTTACTGTTGCTGAGAGCGCACCTTCTGAAATTGTCCGATCCAACTGCACTATAGCTCTTGGTGATTTAGCAGTTCGCTTTCCAAACCTCTTAGAACCTTGGACAGAGTACATATATGCCCGACTGCGTGATCCTTCAGCATCTGTGAGGAAGAACGCTGTGCTTGTCATTTCTCATCTTATATTGAATGATATGATGAAG GTTAAAGGCTTTATTAATGAAATGGCTGTAAGGatagaagatgaagatgatagGATCTCAAGCCTTGCAAAACTCTTCTTTCATGAGTTGTCAAAGAAAG GCAGCAATCCAATTTACAATCTACTTCCTGATATCCTGGGTAGATTGTGCAATCAACACCTCAAGGATGAAACATTCTGTAATATCATGCAATTCTTGATTAGCTCTATTAAAAAG GACAAACAAATGGAAGCTCTCGTGGATAAGCTCTGCAATAGATTTGCCGGTGTAAATG ATGTTAGGCAGTGGGAGTATATATCGTATTGCCTTTCTCAGCTAACTTTCACTGAGAAGGGTTTGAAAAAACTAGTTGATAATTTCAAGATTTTTGAGCATGCATTATCTGAAGATTCTGTGATGAACCACTTCAGAAGCGTGATAGCAAAG TGCAAGAAGTTTGCCAAACCAGATCTCAAAGTTTGCATTGAGGAATTTGATGAAAAACTCAGCAAGGTTCATCAGGAAAAGAAAGAGCAAGAGGCCACAACCAGGAATGCGGAGGCACACAAACAGAGAGTTGGTTCACTTGAAGGATTCATGGTAACCAAGGAAACTGCACTAGACGATGGAAAATCTGCTGAAG AAACCAGTGAGATAATTGATCCATCATTGGATAACTACTCTGAAGATAAGGAGAACACACCAGAATGCAGTGACAATATTTGTTCAGAAAACAATCATACATCATCCACGTTTACTGAATCCGAAGATGACAGCACAGAAGTTCAATCAGCGCGAACTTCTCACAGAG GCGCGTCATGTTCAAGGGTAAATAAAATGAGAGAACCGGAAGACTCAGAAGACAGTGCTCCAATTAGACGTGTGGCTCGTAGGAG ACCAGCAAGGTGA
- the LOC102719783 gene encoding condensin complex subunit 1 isoform X1, which translates to MAPPFVFPSTLRDLERDDADVGDGEPALRPQNPVAVGALRAADLEEFVKGTSFDLSDKELFCIEEQDVFDRVYSLVRDFTCLPPALKFNLVETLRSNLSVLLPNIDSLSRASMSSPSDGVPITDRIASHRNAFKIYSFFLLSVVVAEESAADNCNGPKVAVHGRKKNPVYAWNWEAQRGRIMNLIANSLEVDLSLLFGPGGADEQYLSFVSKCTFVLCENQNVLKDEETRNSLCRIIGAIATKHQRISQTSASVSYLIHKFDFTVVLLVEAVVSAEKRFGDGSLAISLIREIGRTDPKDYVRDSGGADNVGRFLVELADRLPKLMSTNLGVLIPHFGGESYKIRNSLVGVLGKLAAKAFKDVEGDSNSHSLRLRSKHAMLEILIERCRDVSAYTRSRVLQVWAELCEENAISIGLWNEVASVASGRLEDKSAIVRKSALQLLITMLQHNPFGPQLRTTTFEATLEKYKEKLQGMEPPSPDKDELVNDSSLGEVIAGQDESVSDSCLPSSQEQKDQDPTIVDITNLEQIRALVASLEAGLRFSTCITSLMPTLVQLLASPSATDVENTILLLMRCRQFQIEGSEAALRKMLPLVFSQDKSIYEAVESAFITIYARKSPTETAKSLLNLAIDCSIGDLAALESLVSSLVSKGEISSSTVSALWDYFCFHINGVRPVQSRGALSILCMAAKSSPSILGTHLQDIIDIGFGRWAKEEPLLARTACLALQRLSKEDKVKLTSTSSRVFAALQGLITSLSLPEKIWYGAADKAISAIYALHPAPETFAAEIAKKSLNSVFSVLGTDCMSNENETQNGSMLSSIPATKLGRFLFIISHIALNHLVYIETSVKTIQKQKRKNDKSEPTTEDLQANASKNSEARDINAELGLGATADIAIESLAEKAEREIVSSSSQKNLIGYSGPFLAKLCRNLTLLQKFPDLQASAMLALCRLMIIDAEFCEANLQILFTVAESAPSEIVRSNCTIALGDLAVRFPNLLEPWTEYIYARLRDPSASVRKNAVLVISHLILNDMMKVKGFINEMAVRIEDEDDRISSLAKLFFHELSKKGSNPIYNLLPDILGRLCNQHLKDETFCNIMQFLISSIKKDKQMEALVDKLCNRFAGVNDVRQWEYISYCLSQLTFTEKGLKKLVDNFKIFEHALSEDSVMNHFRSVIAKCKKFAKPDLKVCIEEFDEKLSKVHQEKKEQEATTRNAEAHKQRVGSLEGFMVTKETALDDGKSAEAETSEIIDPSLDNYSEDKENTPECSDNICSENNHTSSTFTESEDDSTEVQSARTSHRGASCSRVNKMREPEDSEDSAPIRRVARRRPAR; encoded by the exons TTCCCCTCGACCCTCCGGGATCTGGAGCGGGATGACGCCGACGtaggcgacggcgagccggcCCTCCGCCCGCAAaaccccgtcgccgtcggggcgctccgcgccgccgacctcgAGGAGTTCGTCAAAG GCACATCGTTTGACCTCTCTGACAAGGAACTCTTCTGCATCGAGGAGCAAGATGTGTTTGACCGCGTCTATTCCCTTGTTCGTGACTTCACTTGCTTGCCCCCTGCCCTCAAGTTCAACCTTGTGGAGACCTTGCGCTCCAATCTCAGCGTACTCCTTCCGAATATAGACTCCCTTTCAAGAGCTTCCATGTCATCCCCTTCTGATGGGGTGCCAATCACTGACCGCATTGCTTCACACCGGAATGCCTTCAAGATTTactccttcttcctcctctctgttGTTGTTGCCGAGGAATCAGCAGCTGATAATTGCAACGGCCCCAAG GTGGCGGTGCATGGCCGGAAGAAGAATCCTGTATATGCTTGGAACTGGGAAGCACAAAGAGGCCGTATCATGAATCTTATTGCTAATTCACTTGAAGTTGACCTTTCATTACTCTTTGGTCCAGGCGGTGCTGATGAACAATATCTCTCTTTTGTTTCAAA GTGTACTTTTGTTCTCTGTGAGAATCAAAATGTGCTAAAAGATGAGGAAACACGAAACAGCCTGTGTCGAATAATTGGTGCAATTGCTACGAAACATCAAAGGATATCTCAAACAAGTGCATCTGTTTCGTATTTGATTCATAAATTTGATTTCACTGTCGTGCTTCTTGTGGAAGCAGTTGTTAGTGCAGAGAAAAGGTTTGGTGATGGAAGCCTTGCAATTTCGCTGATAAGGGAAATAGGTCGGACTGACCCCAAAGATTATGTAAGAGATAGTGGTGGTGCTGACAATGTTGGGAGATTCTTAGTAGAACTTGCAGACCGCTTGCCAAAGCTCATGTCAACCAATCTTGGTGTTCTGATACCTCATTTTGGTGGGGAATCATACAAGATTAGAAATTCGCTTGTTGGAGTCTTGGGAAAGCTGGCTGCAAAGGCTTTCAAAGATGTTGAAGGCGATAGCAACTCCCATTCGTTAAGGCTCCGAAGTAAGCATGCTATGCTGGAAATTTTGATTGAACGTTGCCGAGATGTGTCAGCATATACGAGGAGTCGTGTACTTCAGGTATGGGCAGAGCTGTGTGAAGAAAATGCTATTTCAATTGGCCTGTGGAATGAAGTGGCATCAGTTGCTTCGGGTAGACTGGAGGATAAGAGTGCAATTGTGAGAAAATCAGCACTGCAACTACTCATCACAATGCTGCAGCACAATCCTTTTGGGCCTCAACTAAGGACTACAACCTTTGAGGCAACTCTAGAAAAGTACAAGGAGAAATTGCAAGGAATGGAGCCTCCTTCTCCAGATAAAGATGAACTTGTGAATGATTCTTCACTGGGTGAAGTGATTGCAGGCCAGGATGAGAGTGTCAGTGATAGCTGTTTACCTTCTAGTCAAGAACAGAAGGATCAAGATCCCACGATTGTGGATATAACAAACTTGGAACAGATCAGAGCTTTAGTCGCATCACTTGAGGCTGGCCTACGGTTCTCGACATGTATAACTTCACTAATGCCAACTCTTGTCCAGCTGTTGGCATCACCTTCAGCCACTGATGTTGAGAACACAATTCTTCTACTAATGAGATGCAGACAATTTCAGATTGAAGGTTCAGAAGCAGCCCTCCGGAAAATGTTACCTCTG GTATTTTCTCAGGATAAGTCGATATACGAAGCTGTGGAGAGTGCATTTATCACTATATACGCAAGGAAAAGTCCCACGGAAACAGCCAAAAGTTTATTAAATCTTGCCATTGATTGCAGCATTGGTGACCTTGCTGCCCTTGAAAGCTTAGTTAGTTCATTGGTATCAAAAGGAGAAATTTCATCCAGCACG GTGTCAGCTCTGTGGGATTATTTTTGCTTTCACATCAATGGTGTGAGGCCAGTGCAAAGCCGTGGAGCTTTATCAATTCTATGCATGGCGGCAAAGTCGTCTCCCAGCATTTTGGGTACCCATTTGCAAGATATTATTGATATTGGGTTTGGACGCTGGGCTAAGGAGGAGCCTCTGCTTGCTAGAACCGCATGCCTCGCCCTGCAAAGATTATCCAAAGAAGACAAAGTCAAATTAACTAGTACTAGCAGTAGAGTTTTTGCTGCATTGCAAGGCCTGATAACTAGCCTCTCACTTCCTGAGAAAATATGGTATGGAGCCGCAGATAAAGCTATAAGTGCCATCTATGCCTTACACCCAGCACCTGAAACCTTTGCTGCTGAGATTGCAAAGAAATCGCTCAATTCTGTATTCAGTGTCTTAGGAACGGACTGCATGTCAAATGAAAATGAAACTCAGAATGGTTCCATGCTGTCATCAATACCAGCCACAAAGCTGGGCAGGTTTCTTTTCATTATTAGTCATATAGCACTGAATCATTTGGTTTACATTGAAACTTCTGTTAAGACAATTCAGAAACAGAAAAGGAAGAATGACAAATCAGAGCCTACCACTGAGGATCTTCAGGCAAATGCCTCCAAAAATTCGGAG GCACGAGACATAAATGCTGAGTTGGGACTTGGTGCAACGGCAGATATTGCAATAGAGTCCCTGGCTGAAAAGGCAGAAAGGGAGATTGTGTCCAGTTCTTCTCAAAAGAATCTTATTGGATACTCTGGACCATTTCTTGCAAAACTCTGCAGGAACCTGACTTTGCTGCAAAAG tttCCAGATTTACAGGCCTCTGCAATGCTTGCTCTTTGCAGACTAATGATTATTGATGCAGAATTCTG TGAAGCAAATCTTCAGATTCTGTTTACTGTTGCTGAGAGCGCACCTTCTGAAATTGTCCGATCCAACTGCACTATAGCTCTTGGTGATTTAGCAGTTCGCTTTCCAAACCTCTTAGAACCTTGGACAGAGTACATATATGCCCGACTGCGTGATCCTTCAGCATCTGTGAGGAAGAACGCTGTGCTTGTCATTTCTCATCTTATATTGAATGATATGATGAAG GTTAAAGGCTTTATTAATGAAATGGCTGTAAGGatagaagatgaagatgatagGATCTCAAGCCTTGCAAAACTCTTCTTTCATGAGTTGTCAAAGAAAG GCAGCAATCCAATTTACAATCTACTTCCTGATATCCTGGGTAGATTGTGCAATCAACACCTCAAGGATGAAACATTCTGTAATATCATGCAATTCTTGATTAGCTCTATTAAAAAG GACAAACAAATGGAAGCTCTCGTGGATAAGCTCTGCAATAGATTTGCCGGTGTAAATG ATGTTAGGCAGTGGGAGTATATATCGTATTGCCTTTCTCAGCTAACTTTCACTGAGAAGGGTTTGAAAAAACTAGTTGATAATTTCAAGATTTTTGAGCATGCATTATCTGAAGATTCTGTGATGAACCACTTCAGAAGCGTGATAGCAAAG TGCAAGAAGTTTGCCAAACCAGATCTCAAAGTTTGCATTGAGGAATTTGATGAAAAACTCAGCAAGGTTCATCAGGAAAAGAAAGAGCAAGAGGCCACAACCAGGAATGCGGAGGCACACAAACAGAGAGTTGGTTCACTTGAAGGATTCATGGTAACCAAGGAAACTGCACTAGACGATGGAAAATCTGCTGAAG CAGAAACCAGTGAGATAATTGATCCATCATTGGATAACTACTCTGAAGATAAGGAGAACACACCAGAATGCAGTGACAATATTTGTTCAGAAAACAATCATACATCATCCACGTTTACTGAATCCGAAGATGACAGCACAGAAGTTCAATCAGCGCGAACTTCTCACAGAG GCGCGTCATGTTCAAGGGTAAATAAAATGAGAGAACCGGAAGACTCAGAAGACAGTGCTCCAATTAGACGTGTGGCTCGTAGGAG ACCAGCAAGGTGA